The following proteins are encoded in a genomic region of Vidua macroura isolate BioBank_ID:100142 chromosome 10, ASM2450914v1, whole genome shotgun sequence:
- the XRN1 gene encoding 5'-3' exoribonuclease 1 isoform X4: MGVPKFYRWISERYPCLSQVLKEHQIPEFDNLYLDMNGIIHQCSHPNDDDVHFRISEDKIFANIFHYLEVLFRIIKPRKVFFMAVDGVAPRAKMNQQRGRRFRSAKEAEDKIKKALEKGETLPTEARFDSNCITPGTEFMARLNEHLKYFVNMKISTDKSWQGIAVYLSGHETPGEGEHKIMEFIRSEKAKPHHDPNTRHCLYGLDADLIMLGLTSHEAHFALLREEVRFGGKKAQRVCAPEETTFHLLHLSLMREYIDYEFSPVKDKISFEYDIERIIDDWILMGFLVGNDFIPHLPHLHINHDALPLLYRTYMAILPELGGYINENGHLNLERFEKYLARLSDFDREHFSEVFVDLKWFESKVGNKYLNEAAGIAAEEARKNKQKKQKAQENSISLAALEKNEGEGEMTPKTALEDEPEDDDLFETEFRQYKRTYYMTKMGVEVVSDAFLADQAECYVQAIQWILHYYYHGVQSWSWYYPYHYAPYLSDIRNISELKIKFELGKPFMPFEQLLAVLPAASKDLLPKCYQHLMTSQDSPIIEYYPPDFKTDLNGKQQEWEAVVLIPFIDEKRLLQAMESCNKGLKEEEKRRNTHSACLMYWYDKDAEFQYLSPWPEKFPAIERCHTRYKTIPLNAWHVEITHNKITKINKSALYFCGFPTLKHIKHKFYLKKSGVQVFQQSSHGENMMLEITVDENSKDQTVENVASSVLGKRVFVNWPHLEEARVVAVSDGETKFYLEEPHGTQKLYMGNAVPPTKVAYVGDKEQSMWVKEVQGISEQYQRRKGIIIHETSVVVYAQLLTGNRYQLNQNGEVYLEKQWSKQVLPFVYQTVVKDIKAFDSRFSSIKTLDDLFPPGSTAFMLGSPYYGCMGEVHDSHDVIPEGRIRVVFNIPCEPQLDTLIQNQHKYSVKYNPAYILASRLGVSGYLVSRFTGSIFIGRGSKKNPHGDHKANVGLNLKFNKKNEEVPGYTKKVGNEWMYSSAVEQLLAEYLERVPELFNYVAKNSQEDICYEDDIWPGEDENGAEKVQEIVAWLKAHPVSALSRSSCDLQILDAAIVEKIEEEVEKCKQRKSNKKVRVTVKPHLLYRPLEQQKGVVPDRDAEYRLFDRVVNVRENFSVPVGLRGTIIGIKGATRETDVLFEVLFDEEFLGGLTIRNIYYRTVL, from the exons ATGGGGGTCCCCAAGTTCTACCGGTGGATCTCGGAGCGGTACCCCTGCCTCAGCCAGGTGCTGAAGGAGCATCAG ATTCCAGAATTCGACAACTTGTACCTGGACATGAATGGCATTATACATCAGTGTTCACATCCAAATGATGACGATGTCCACTTCAGAATCTCAGAAGATAAGATTTTTGCCAATATTTTTCACTATTTGGAAGTACTATTTCGCATTATTAAACCAAGAAAGGTTTTCTTCATGGCGGTTGATGGAGTAGCTCCAAGAGCAAAAATGAATCAGCAGCGTGGGAGACGTTTTAG aTCAGCAAAAGAGGCagaggacaaaataaaaaaggcattggaaaagggagaaactctccctacagaagccagaTTTGACTCCAACTGTATTACACCGG GAACTGAATTCATGGCCAGATTAAATGAgcatcttaaatattttgtaaatatgaAGATTTCCACAGACAAATCCTGGCAAGGAATAGCAGTCTACTTATCAGGCCATGAG ACCCCAGGGGAAGGTGAGCATAAAATTATGGAGTTCATCAgatcagaaaaagcaaagcccCATCATGATCCAAACACAAGACACTGTCTCTATGGCTTAGATGCTGACTTG ATAATGCTGGGATTAACAAGTCATGAGGCACACTTTGCGCTCTTAAGAGAAGAAGTCAGATTTGGTGGTAAAAAGGCTCAAAG AGTGTGTGCACCAGAGGAAACCACGTTTCATTTACTGCACTTATCACTGATGAGAGAATATATTGATTATGAATTTTCCCCAGTAAAA gaCAAGATTTCTTTTGAATATGATATTGAAAGGATAATAGATGATTGGATCTTAATGGGTTTCCTTGTAGGAAATGATTTTATTCCTCATCTACCTCATTTACACATTAATCATGATGCACTGCCGCTACTTTATAGAACATACATGGCTATCTTGCCAGAACTGGGAG GTTACATCAATGAAAATGGGCATCTGAATTTAGAACGTTTTGAGAAATACCTTGCAAGATTGTCAGAT TTTGATCGTGAACACTTCAGTGAAGTCTTTGTTGACCTAAAATGGTTTGAAAGTAAAGTGGGCAATAAATACCTCAATGAAGCAGCTGGGATTGCAGCAGAGGAagccagaaaaaataaacaaaagaaacaaaag GCTCAGGAAAATTCTATATCTTTAgctgctttagaaaaaaatgaaggtgaAGGTGAAATGACTCCTAAAA CCGCATTGGAAGATGAACCAGAAGATGATGATCTGTTTGAAACTGAGTTTAGGCAATACAAAAGAACTTACTACATGACTAAAATGGGTGTAGAAGTAGTGTCTGA tgcCTTCTTAGCTGATCAAGCTGAATGTTATGTCCAGGCAATACAATGGATTTTGCATTATTATTACCATGGAGTTCAATCATGGAGCTG GTATTACCCTTATCATTATGCACCTTACCTGTCAGATATTCGCAACATCAGTGAACTCAAAATCAAATTTGAACTTGGAAAACCTTTCATGCCATTTGAACAGCTTCTTGCTGTACTTCCAGCAGCTAGCAAGGATCTGCTACCTAAATGTTACCAG CATTTGATGACTAGTCAAGACTCTCCTATTATAGAATATTATCCACCTGATTTTAAAACTGACCTAAATGGTAaacagcaggaatgggaagctGTAGTATTAATCCCGTTTATTGATGAG AAACGACTGCTGCAGGCCATGGAATCCTGTAATAAGGGCCTAAAAGAAGAGGAGAAACGAAGAAACACTCACAGTGCTTGTTTGATGTACTGGTATGACAAAGATGCTGAGTTCCAGTACCTGTCACCATGGCCAGAGAAATTCCCTGCAATAGAACGATGTCACACGAG GTATAAAACAATACCTTTGAATGCTTGGCATGTAGAAATAACCCACAATAAGATAACTAAAATCAACAAGAGTGCATTATATTTTTGTGGATTTCCTACTTTAAAGCACATTAAGCATAAG TTCTACCTTAAAAAAAGTGGTGTACAAGTGTTTCAGCAAAGCAGCCATGGAGAGAACATGATGTTGGAAATCACAGTTGATGAGAACTCAAAGGACCAG actgTAGAAAATGTTGCCAGTTCAGTACTTGGAAAGCGAGTTTTTGTTAACTGGCCCCACCTTGAAGAAGCCAGAGTTGTTGCAGTGTCAGATGGAGAAACTAA GTTTTATTTGGAAGAACCACATGGCACACAGAAGCTTTACATGGGAAATGCAGTGCCCCCAACTAAAGTGGCTTATGTGGGAGATAAGGAGCAAAGCATGTGGGTAAAAGAAGTTCAAGGCATTTCAGAGCA GtaccagagaaggaaaggaataatTATCCATGAAACATCAGTAGTTGTATATGCTCAGTTACTCACTGGTAATAGATATCAACTAAACCAAAATGGAGAAGTTTATTTGGAGAAGCAGTGGTCtaaacaagttcttcctttTGTTTACCAAACCGTTGTCAAG GATATCAAAGCCTTTGACTCCCGTTTTTCAAGCATCAAAACTTTGGATGATTTGTTTCCTCCTGGAAGTACAGCCTTCATGCTGGGATCTCCTTACTATGGCTGCATGGGAGAA GTTCACGATTCACATGATGTGATCCCAGAAGGCAGAATCCGGGTAGTTTTTAATATTCCATGTGAACCCCAGCTTGATACTTTAATACAGAACCAGCAT aaatattctgtgaaatacaATCCTGCATATATTTTGGCCAGCCGTCTTGGAGTAAGTGGATATCTTGTCTCCAGATTTACAGGGAGTATCTTTATTGGAAGAGGATCAAAGAAGAA tCCTCATGGTGATCACAAAGCAAATGTGGGGCTAAACCTGAAGTTcaataagaaaaatgaagaagttCCTGGCTATACTAAGAAAGTTGGAAATGAATGGATGTATTCTTCTGCAGTAGAACAGCTACTTGCTGAGTATTTAGAAAG ggtgCCTGAACTATTTAATTATGTAGCCAAGAACAGCCAGGAAGATATCTGCTATGAAGATGACATTTGGCCTGGAGAGGATGAGAATGG AGCTGAGAAAGTGCAAGAAATTGTTGCCTGGTTAAAAGCACATCCTGTGTCTGCTTTGTCTCGCTCATCTTGTGACTTGCAAATTTTGGATGCAGCCATTGTTGAGAAAATTGAAGAAGAAGTAGAGAAATGCAAG CAGAGGAAGAGCAACAAGAAGGTGCGAGTAACTGTGAAGCCCCATTTGCTGTACAGA CCATTAGAACAGCAGAAGGGGGTTGTTCCAGATCGAGATGCAGAGTACAGGCTGTTTGACCGTGTTGTCAATGTCAGAGAGAACTTTTCTGTTCCTGTTGGTCTACGAGGCACCATTATTGGAATTAAAGGAG CTACTAGAGAAACAGATGTGCTCTTTGAAGTTTTGTTTGATGAAGAATTCCTTGGAGGCCTCACTATAAG aaatatttactaCAGAACTGTGCTATAA
- the XRN1 gene encoding 5'-3' exoribonuclease 1 isoform X3, which yields MGVPKFYRWISERYPCLSQVLKEHQIPEFDNLYLDMNGIIHQCSHPNDDDVHFRISEDKIFANIFHYLEVLFRIIKPRKVFFMAVDGVAPRAKMNQQRGRRFRSAKEAEDKIKKALEKGETLPTEARFDSNCITPGTEFMARLNEHLKYFVNMKISTDKSWQGIAVYLSGHETPGEGEHKIMEFIRSEKAKPHHDPNTRHCLYGLDADLIMLGLTSHEAHFALLREEVRFGGKKAQRVCAPEETTFHLLHLSLMREYIDYEFSPVKDKISFEYDIERIIDDWILMGFLVGNDFIPHLPHLHINHDALPLLYRTYMAILPELGGYINENGHLNLERFEKYLARLSDFDREHFSEVFVDLKWFESKVGNKYLNEAAGIAAEEARKNKQKKQKAQENSISLAALEKNEGEGEMTPKTALEDEPEDDDLFETEFRQYKRTYYMTKMGVEVVSDAFLADQAECYVQAIQWILHYYYHGVQSWSWYYPYHYAPYLSDIRNISELKIKFELGKPFMPFEQLLAVLPAASKDLLPKCYQHLMTSQDSPIIEYYPPDFKTDLNGKQQEWEAVVLIPFIDEKRLLQAMESCNKGLKEEEKRRNTHSACLMYWYDKDAEFQYLSPWPEKFPAIERCHTRYKTIPLNAWHVEITHNKITKINKSALYFCGFPTLKHIKHKFYLKKSGVQVFQQSSHGENMMLEITVDENSKDQTVENVASSVLGKRVFVNWPHLEEARVVAVSDGETKFYLEEPHGTQKLYMGNAVPPTKVAYVGDKEQSMWVKEVQGISEQYQRRKGIIIHETSVVVYAQLLTGNRYQLNQNGEVYLEKQWSKQVLPFVYQTVVKDIKAFDSRFSSIKTLDDLFPPGSTAFMLGSPYYGCMGEVHDSHDVIPEGRIRVVFNIPCEPQLDTLIQNQHKYSVKYNPAYILASRLGVSGYLVSRFTGSIFIGRGSKKNPHGDHKANVGLNLKFNKKNEEVPGYTKKVGNEWMYSSAVEQLLAEYLERVPELFNYVAKNSQEDICYEDDIWPGEDENGAEKVQEIVAWLKAHPVSALSRSSCDLQILDAAIVEKIEEEVEKCKQRKSNKKVRVTVKPHLLYRPLEQQKGVVPDRDAEYRLFDRVVNVRENFSVPVGLRGTIIGIKGATRETDVLFEVLFDEEFLGGLTIRCSPARGYRLPSSALINLSHGSRSEMGNQKLMAIVKPQPAVNNSHASDLSSVCSQKVHLGGLNHSPRSLFVPTQQLNGRQHYNLRAENQGNSNSPQKGSFLSGNQKNKAQSKPDDEFCSIWQSLQSSGKSHHIQQNMHEKGAVLPQEIKLGTGHQFYKPGFNDGSFKCQQRKQEPYKKFKEDSKPTRGESQPHNKMSNQQNFAGVNKYNVKLLKRNGSPNMPLIQKAAVDGPCTGGKKDSELERLLASLKISKENEVQTYSKEARATNEEHLSPQSFAMKGTQMLKEILKIDGSDLQTRNEVKSQVNDVPAPSSRQDCHGTAVQYRPTKKMAAYMNKHSPGGPQNTAAIETGGHPFPCPQPALSTVSELSRICSLLGMSQPDFSFLKTPQGSIGVNFASPPAVFPNYQPLGVPVPPGSIPPVFAQPPANMMPPSSHVFGPVSWSTPVPKHYYPGSYPGNVSLAGTIPVGSHNQFIPLQVTKKRAASKKNFELKEFQSSPQAAPLKNEQPMSSDHIQQDSSSAPLKSPQAAQSSVSFQDNVATPSVPHNKSTPNTSSKRKPRKLAVNFGAPKSSE from the exons ATGGGGGTCCCCAAGTTCTACCGGTGGATCTCGGAGCGGTACCCCTGCCTCAGCCAGGTGCTGAAGGAGCATCAG ATTCCAGAATTCGACAACTTGTACCTGGACATGAATGGCATTATACATCAGTGTTCACATCCAAATGATGACGATGTCCACTTCAGAATCTCAGAAGATAAGATTTTTGCCAATATTTTTCACTATTTGGAAGTACTATTTCGCATTATTAAACCAAGAAAGGTTTTCTTCATGGCGGTTGATGGAGTAGCTCCAAGAGCAAAAATGAATCAGCAGCGTGGGAGACGTTTTAG aTCAGCAAAAGAGGCagaggacaaaataaaaaaggcattggaaaagggagaaactctccctacagaagccagaTTTGACTCCAACTGTATTACACCGG GAACTGAATTCATGGCCAGATTAAATGAgcatcttaaatattttgtaaatatgaAGATTTCCACAGACAAATCCTGGCAAGGAATAGCAGTCTACTTATCAGGCCATGAG ACCCCAGGGGAAGGTGAGCATAAAATTATGGAGTTCATCAgatcagaaaaagcaaagcccCATCATGATCCAAACACAAGACACTGTCTCTATGGCTTAGATGCTGACTTG ATAATGCTGGGATTAACAAGTCATGAGGCACACTTTGCGCTCTTAAGAGAAGAAGTCAGATTTGGTGGTAAAAAGGCTCAAAG AGTGTGTGCACCAGAGGAAACCACGTTTCATTTACTGCACTTATCACTGATGAGAGAATATATTGATTATGAATTTTCCCCAGTAAAA gaCAAGATTTCTTTTGAATATGATATTGAAAGGATAATAGATGATTGGATCTTAATGGGTTTCCTTGTAGGAAATGATTTTATTCCTCATCTACCTCATTTACACATTAATCATGATGCACTGCCGCTACTTTATAGAACATACATGGCTATCTTGCCAGAACTGGGAG GTTACATCAATGAAAATGGGCATCTGAATTTAGAACGTTTTGAGAAATACCTTGCAAGATTGTCAGAT TTTGATCGTGAACACTTCAGTGAAGTCTTTGTTGACCTAAAATGGTTTGAAAGTAAAGTGGGCAATAAATACCTCAATGAAGCAGCTGGGATTGCAGCAGAGGAagccagaaaaaataaacaaaagaaacaaaag GCTCAGGAAAATTCTATATCTTTAgctgctttagaaaaaaatgaaggtgaAGGTGAAATGACTCCTAAAA CCGCATTGGAAGATGAACCAGAAGATGATGATCTGTTTGAAACTGAGTTTAGGCAATACAAAAGAACTTACTACATGACTAAAATGGGTGTAGAAGTAGTGTCTGA tgcCTTCTTAGCTGATCAAGCTGAATGTTATGTCCAGGCAATACAATGGATTTTGCATTATTATTACCATGGAGTTCAATCATGGAGCTG GTATTACCCTTATCATTATGCACCTTACCTGTCAGATATTCGCAACATCAGTGAACTCAAAATCAAATTTGAACTTGGAAAACCTTTCATGCCATTTGAACAGCTTCTTGCTGTACTTCCAGCAGCTAGCAAGGATCTGCTACCTAAATGTTACCAG CATTTGATGACTAGTCAAGACTCTCCTATTATAGAATATTATCCACCTGATTTTAAAACTGACCTAAATGGTAaacagcaggaatgggaagctGTAGTATTAATCCCGTTTATTGATGAG AAACGACTGCTGCAGGCCATGGAATCCTGTAATAAGGGCCTAAAAGAAGAGGAGAAACGAAGAAACACTCACAGTGCTTGTTTGATGTACTGGTATGACAAAGATGCTGAGTTCCAGTACCTGTCACCATGGCCAGAGAAATTCCCTGCAATAGAACGATGTCACACGAG GTATAAAACAATACCTTTGAATGCTTGGCATGTAGAAATAACCCACAATAAGATAACTAAAATCAACAAGAGTGCATTATATTTTTGTGGATTTCCTACTTTAAAGCACATTAAGCATAAG TTCTACCTTAAAAAAAGTGGTGTACAAGTGTTTCAGCAAAGCAGCCATGGAGAGAACATGATGTTGGAAATCACAGTTGATGAGAACTCAAAGGACCAG actgTAGAAAATGTTGCCAGTTCAGTACTTGGAAAGCGAGTTTTTGTTAACTGGCCCCACCTTGAAGAAGCCAGAGTTGTTGCAGTGTCAGATGGAGAAACTAA GTTTTATTTGGAAGAACCACATGGCACACAGAAGCTTTACATGGGAAATGCAGTGCCCCCAACTAAAGTGGCTTATGTGGGAGATAAGGAGCAAAGCATGTGGGTAAAAGAAGTTCAAGGCATTTCAGAGCA GtaccagagaaggaaaggaataatTATCCATGAAACATCAGTAGTTGTATATGCTCAGTTACTCACTGGTAATAGATATCAACTAAACCAAAATGGAGAAGTTTATTTGGAGAAGCAGTGGTCtaaacaagttcttcctttTGTTTACCAAACCGTTGTCAAG GATATCAAAGCCTTTGACTCCCGTTTTTCAAGCATCAAAACTTTGGATGATTTGTTTCCTCCTGGAAGTACAGCCTTCATGCTGGGATCTCCTTACTATGGCTGCATGGGAGAA GTTCACGATTCACATGATGTGATCCCAGAAGGCAGAATCCGGGTAGTTTTTAATATTCCATGTGAACCCCAGCTTGATACTTTAATACAGAACCAGCAT aaatattctgtgaaatacaATCCTGCATATATTTTGGCCAGCCGTCTTGGAGTAAGTGGATATCTTGTCTCCAGATTTACAGGGAGTATCTTTATTGGAAGAGGATCAAAGAAGAA tCCTCATGGTGATCACAAAGCAAATGTGGGGCTAAACCTGAAGTTcaataagaaaaatgaagaagttCCTGGCTATACTAAGAAAGTTGGAAATGAATGGATGTATTCTTCTGCAGTAGAACAGCTACTTGCTGAGTATTTAGAAAG ggtgCCTGAACTATTTAATTATGTAGCCAAGAACAGCCAGGAAGATATCTGCTATGAAGATGACATTTGGCCTGGAGAGGATGAGAATGG AGCTGAGAAAGTGCAAGAAATTGTTGCCTGGTTAAAAGCACATCCTGTGTCTGCTTTGTCTCGCTCATCTTGTGACTTGCAAATTTTGGATGCAGCCATTGTTGAGAAAATTGAAGAAGAAGTAGAGAAATGCAAG CAGAGGAAGAGCAACAAGAAGGTGCGAGTAACTGTGAAGCCCCATTTGCTGTACAGA CCATTAGAACAGCAGAAGGGGGTTGTTCCAGATCGAGATGCAGAGTACAGGCTGTTTGACCGTGTTGTCAATGTCAGAGAGAACTTTTCTGTTCCTGTTGGTCTACGAGGCACCATTATTGGAATTAAAGGAG CTACTAGAGAAACAGATGTGCTCTTTGAAGTTTTGTTTGATGAAGAATTCCTTGGAGGCCTCACTATAAG GTGCTCACCTGCCAGAGGTTATCGCCTGCCCTCAAGTGCCTTAATTAACCTGTCTCATGGTAGTCGGTCAGAAATGGGAAATCAAAAGCTGATGGCCATAGTTAAACCTCAGCCAGCAGTGAACAACTCACATGCATCTGATCTGTCATCCGTATGCTCACAAAAAGTGCATCTGGGAGGCCTCAACCATTCTCCTCGCTCCCTTTTTGTTCCTACTCAA CAACTGAATGGAAGACAGCATTACAATCTCAGGGCTGAAAATCAGGGCAACTCTAACTCACCCCAGAAAGGATCATTTCTGAGTGgcaatcagaaaaataaa gCACAGAGTAAGCCAGATGATGAATTCTGCAGCATATGGCAGTCATTGCAGAGTTCTGGGAAGTCTCATCACATTCAGCAAAACATGCATGAGAAG GGTGCAGTTCTACCTCAGGAAATCAAGCTGGGAACTGGCCATCAGTTTTACAAGCCAGGCTTCAATGATGGCAGCTTTAAAtgtcagcaaagaaaacaggagCCTTATAAAAAAT TTAAAGAAGATTCCAAACCTACAAGAGGTGAAAGTCAACCACATAATAAAATGTCAAACCAACAG aattttgcAGGTGTGAATAAGTACAATGTCAAACTTTTGAAGAGGAATGGAAGTCCCAATATGCCTTTAATTCAGAAGGCTGCAGTTGATGGTCCCTGCACAGGTGGAAAG aagGACAGTGAACTTGAAAGGCTTCTAGCTTCTTTGaaaatttccaaagaaaatgaagtgcAGACTTATTCCAAGGAAGCAAGAGCTACAAACGAGGAACACCTATCACCACAGTCATTTGCTATG aaaggaacaCAGATGCTCAAAGAGATTTTGAAGATAGATGGCTCAGATCTGCAAACAAGGAATGAAGTGAAATCACAAGTTAATGATGTTCCTGCTCCCTCTAGTAGACAGGATTGCCATGGAACTGCTGTGCAATACAGaccaacaaaaaaaatgg CTGCTTATATGAACAAGCATAGCCCTGGAGGCCCCCAGAACACAGCAGCAATAGAAACTGGAGGTCACCCTTTCCCTTGTCCACAGCCTGCACTGTCTACTGTTTCTGAGCTTTCTCGTATTTGTTCTCTTCTTGGAATGTCGCAACCAGATTTCTCTTTCCTAAAAACACCACag GGTTCCATAGGAGTAAACTTTGCTTCACCTCCAGCAGTGTTTCCAAATTACCAACCACTAGGAGTTCCTGTACCACCTGGATCAATTCCTCCAGTATTTGCACAGCCCCCTG CTAATATGATGCCTCCATCGTCTCACGTGTTTGGTCCAGTGTCCTGGAGTACTCCAGTGCCTAAGCATTATTATCCTGGTTCCTATCCAGGAAATGTGTCTCTTGCAGGAACTATACCAGTTGGTTCTCACAACCAGTTTATACCTCTGCAG gtAACTAAAAAAAGGGCTGCTAGCAAGAAAAACTTTGAACTCAAGGAGTTTCAGAGTTCCCCTCAAGCTGCACCACTAAAGAATGAACAGCCAATGTCTTCTGACCACATTCAGCAAGACAGTTCTTCAGCTCCTTTAAAATCTCCTCAAGCTGCTCAATCCAGTGTTTCATTTCAAGACAATGTGGCTACTCCAAGTGTTCCTCATAACAAATCAACACCAAACACTTCCAGCAAGCGAAAGCCAAGAAAACTGGCTGTCAATTTTGGCGCACCAAAATCTTCAGAATAA